From a single Paraburkholderia edwinii genomic region:
- a CDS encoding HisA/HisF-related TIM barrel protein, with the protein MRVIPVLDLLDGHAVRAVRGDRANYRPVQSSLCATSEPLAVARALLAASGADTLYVADLGAIVAQRADTSTLAALCEGLNLHPPGATASTAGRVRIWLDAGFADYASMHAHLMRIGAPRGSAPGAIVPVFGSETLRTPDALRDAERAGYEPILSLDRRAGRPLHPAGVTSTVALHDTPALWPSRVIVMTLDRVGAYEGPDLDTFNALRERAGHEHTLIGAGGIRDRRDLDAAAQSGAQAWLVGSALHDGMLAAPPHAVR; encoded by the coding sequence ATGCGGGTAATACCGGTTCTCGATCTGCTCGACGGACACGCGGTGCGCGCGGTGCGCGGCGACCGCGCGAACTACCGCCCTGTCCAGTCATCCCTTTGCGCGACGAGCGAACCACTTGCTGTCGCGCGTGCCCTGCTCGCCGCGAGCGGCGCCGACACGCTCTACGTCGCCGACCTCGGCGCGATCGTCGCGCAGCGCGCCGATACGTCGACGCTTGCCGCGCTGTGCGAAGGCCTCAATCTCCATCCGCCAGGCGCAACGGCTTCAACCGCCGGCCGCGTCCGGATCTGGCTCGACGCCGGCTTCGCCGACTACGCCTCGATGCACGCCCACCTCATGCGCATCGGCGCACCGCGCGGCAGCGCGCCCGGCGCGATCGTCCCCGTGTTCGGCTCGGAGACGCTTCGCACCCCTGACGCGCTGCGCGACGCCGAACGGGCCGGCTACGAGCCGATCCTGTCGCTCGACCGCCGCGCGGGGCGCCCGCTTCACCCAGCGGGCGTCACGTCCACCGTCGCACTGCACGACACGCCCGCCTTATGGCCCTCGCGCGTGATCGTCATGACGCTCGATCGCGTCGGCGCCTACGAAGGCCCCGACCTCGACACGTTCAACGCACTGCGCGAGCGCGCGGGCCACGAACACACGCTGATCGGTGCGGGCGGCATTCGCGATCGCCGCGATCTCGATGCCGCCGCGCAAAGCGGCGCACAGGCGTGGCTCGTCGGCTCGGCGCTGCACGACGGCATGCTCGCGGCGCCGCCGCACGCTGTCAGGTGA